Proteins encoded within one genomic window of Nitrospina gracilis 3/211:
- a CDS encoding HU family DNA-binding protein: MTKDELIASVTKNVKDSNLSKRLAGDVVDATFDVIAKAIKKDKRFAYPGFGTFTVRTRKARKGRNPQTGEEIKIKASKTVGFKPAPNMKNSL, from the coding sequence TTGACTAAAGATGAGCTCATCGCCAGCGTAACCAAAAACGTAAAAGATTCGAATCTCAGCAAACGATTGGCCGGAGATGTTGTCGATGCAACCTTCGATGTCATCGCCAAGGCGATCAAAAAAGACAAGCGTTTTGCTTATCCTGGATTTGGAACTTTCACCGTAAGAACCCGGAAAGCCCGCAAAGGCCGGAACCCGCAGACCGGTGAAGAAATCAAAATCAAGGCAAGCAAAACGGTCGGCTTCAAACCCGCACCGAACATGAAGAATTCCCTCTAA
- a CDS encoding lytic transglycosylase domain-containing protein has translation MKGISAESRYMMKLDKQTFRDLYLKARFDAIRQERRIRNRIHEVIRKYNSGLDRKGMRSISNRIFSESRKYGHDPLLLTALIVTESSFNQKAKSHKGALGLMQIRPATGSALATEAQMAWKGNFTLFNPDTNIALGAMYLDKLQKRFQDLDLALEAYNHGPSRLSRYLRQGKNPKSIPARSSGCMAS, from the coding sequence GTGAAGGGAATTTCTGCGGAATCGCGGTACATGATGAAGCTGGACAAGCAGACGTTCCGGGATCTGTACCTGAAGGCTCGGTTCGATGCCATCCGGCAGGAGCGGCGCATCAGAAACCGGATACACGAGGTGATCCGCAAATACAATTCCGGCCTCGACAGGAAAGGAATGCGGAGCATATCCAACCGTATTTTCAGTGAAAGCCGGAAATACGGTCACGATCCCCTGCTTTTGACGGCCCTCATCGTTACGGAAAGCTCGTTCAATCAGAAAGCGAAGTCGCACAAAGGGGCCCTGGGTTTGATGCAGATCCGTCCCGCAACGGGCTCGGCACTGGCGACAGAAGCGCAAATGGCGTGGAAGGGTAACTTCACGCTGTTCAACCCGGATACGAACATTGCGCTCGGTGCGATGTACCTCGACAAACTTCAGAAACGGTTCCAGGACCTGGATTTGGCTCTGGAGGCTTACAACCACGGGCCTTCACGGCTTTCCCGCTACCTGCGCCAGGGCAAAAACCCAAAAAGTATTCCCGCAAGGTCATCCGGATGTATGGCCAGTTGA
- a CDS encoding flagellar basal body-associated FliL family protein: MLELERQKLQGEAFEEQEEKEPDVASLQEQETRPEPEPSVEPEVLTTVEELTASHGEPEETNMVDDDLDVIGLDEEFADQEKEVIGLDEEFARADAEATLDPVPPAPNDSFTDLFPETQGETGTMPETKTAASGKETAPPPEEEAESETPPKPLHPGFSALENLGGDFFSGDRVTGESKPAAKESAMFDDLGKMGLDDLPSDPSPGLDYTSATSNEEPDDFTAAFFSQKGELDIASLGKQDAGTPSPMKNVSDSSWAESLDASEEDDGLTREEMWEREFPNMDESEEENAMAVTNDDPFSDVGDFSEEEDLDEYDDDARPVVIGREYDDDVAHEEEGFEGVNESAYEDYDEDEDYDLAFREKKPGLFSTHQGRKGGLVAASVVAVLLLLAGTGYFLMQTFTPEELTDSMVADGEIPEDMVPHETQSTQTSPTINPEVQDLLTESGEEKALDIDQLMGDTRIPEPKTGREIEPVVKDPETKPGNALDEAAQLLEPSEDNELLKELEQSDILQESQQEIEQAVKQEEELAQFIDPNATIVAFNTILPVAYNTTDIRVLSFRLEIEMDTPDSAEVVRKALPVYENVMVSTVERFFKQRFYTDVVYAKEKLRDRLQEAFNKNIENGKIRKANFTDFAIQ; the protein is encoded by the coding sequence ATGCTGGAGTTGGAAAGACAAAAATTACAGGGCGAAGCTTTCGAGGAACAAGAGGAAAAAGAACCGGATGTCGCATCCCTTCAGGAACAGGAAACCCGACCGGAACCCGAACCCAGCGTGGAGCCCGAAGTCCTCACTACCGTGGAGGAGTTGACCGCGTCCCACGGGGAACCGGAAGAAACCAATATGGTGGACGACGATCTGGACGTTATCGGGCTGGATGAAGAGTTCGCCGACCAGGAAAAGGAAGTCATTGGCCTGGACGAAGAGTTTGCGCGGGCGGATGCAGAAGCGACCCTGGACCCCGTCCCGCCGGCTCCCAATGATTCCTTTACCGATTTGTTCCCGGAAACCCAGGGCGAAACCGGAACGATGCCTGAAACGAAAACCGCCGCCTCAGGAAAAGAAACGGCACCCCCTCCGGAGGAAGAAGCCGAATCCGAGACCCCTCCCAAACCCCTGCATCCCGGGTTCAGCGCCTTGGAGAATCTTGGAGGTGATTTTTTTTCCGGAGATCGGGTAACCGGGGAATCGAAGCCTGCGGCCAAGGAATCCGCCATGTTCGATGACCTGGGTAAAATGGGCTTGGACGACTTGCCTTCGGACCCTTCACCCGGCCTGGATTACACTTCCGCCACATCGAACGAGGAACCGGACGACTTCACCGCCGCCTTCTTCAGTCAAAAAGGAGAGCTGGACATCGCGTCCCTTGGAAAACAGGATGCAGGTACCCCATCGCCGATGAAAAACGTATCGGATTCCAGCTGGGCGGAGTCGCTGGATGCTTCCGAGGAAGACGATGGGTTGACGCGGGAGGAAATGTGGGAACGCGAGTTTCCCAACATGGATGAGAGTGAAGAGGAAAACGCCATGGCGGTCACCAACGACGACCCGTTTTCAGATGTAGGGGATTTCAGCGAGGAAGAAGATCTGGACGAGTATGACGACGATGCCCGCCCGGTGGTCATTGGCAGGGAATATGACGATGACGTGGCGCACGAGGAGGAAGGGTTTGAAGGCGTCAACGAGTCGGCTTACGAAGACTATGATGAGGACGAAGATTACGACCTTGCTTTCAGGGAGAAAAAACCCGGTCTGTTCTCAACCCATCAGGGCCGCAAAGGCGGCCTGGTCGCCGCATCGGTCGTGGCAGTCCTTCTTCTGCTTGCCGGGACAGGGTATTTCCTCATGCAAACCTTCACTCCGGAGGAGTTGACCGACTCCATGGTGGCAGATGGTGAAATTCCTGAAGACATGGTTCCTCATGAAACCCAAAGCACTCAAACTTCCCCCACCATCAATCCCGAGGTGCAGGACCTGCTTACGGAGTCCGGGGAGGAAAAAGCACTGGACATCGATCAATTGATGGGAGACACCCGGATTCCCGAACCCAAGACCGGGCGGGAAATCGAGCCGGTGGTGAAGGACCCCGAAACCAAACCCGGCAACGCACTGGATGAGGCGGCACAATTGCTGGAGCCTTCCGAGGACAATGAACTTTTGAAGGAACTGGAACAATCCGATATCCTTCAGGAATCCCAACAGGAAATCGAGCAGGCGGTGAAGCAGGAAGAAGAACTCGCGCAGTTCATTGATCCCAATGCCACCATCGTGGCCTTCAACACGATTCTGCCCGTTGCTTATAACACCACGGACATCCGCGTATTGAGTTTCCGTCTGGAGATTGAAATGGACACGCCGGACAGCGCGGAGGTTGTTCGCAAGGCCCTGCCCGTTTACGAGAACGTGATGGTTTCGACGGTGGAGCGGTTTTTCAAACAGCGGTTCTATACCGATGTGGTGTACGCCAAGGAAAAACTGCGCGACAGGCTGCAGGAAGCGTTCAACAAGAACATCGAAAACGGGAAAATCCGCAAAGCCAACTTCACCGACTTCGCTATCCAGTAA
- the obgE gene encoding GTPase ObgE has translation MFVDQVKITVRAGKGGDGCCSFRREKYIPKGGPDGGDGGRGGDVVLQAVSNLTTLLDLRYQQLYRAENGRPGSGNLKTGKSGETCVIRVPQGTIVKDYDTGNVLADLTEEFQEYLAAKGGRGGFGNDHYKSSTNRAPRRADSGKPGDSRVLLVELKLLADVGIIGFPNAGKSTLISKISNARPKVADYPFTTLTPNLGLVRVDEYQSFVAADIPGLIEGAHEGKGLGTRFLKHTERTRVILHMLDFSALSDRDPIEDYEIIQKELKAFSEELYEKPQILVASKIDHPEAEDKFERYRERLKVINPRLLAVSSVTGKGISDLIHQTYQLLQEHVPPPDIAPRRAR, from the coding sequence ATGTTTGTCGATCAGGTCAAGATCACCGTCCGCGCGGGCAAAGGCGGCGACGGCTGTTGCAGTTTCCGCCGTGAGAAGTACATTCCCAAGGGCGGACCCGACGGCGGCGACGGCGGCCGCGGCGGCGATGTTGTTCTGCAGGCCGTTTCCAACCTCACCACTCTTCTCGACCTCCGTTACCAGCAACTTTACCGCGCCGAAAATGGCCGCCCTGGAAGCGGCAATCTCAAAACCGGAAAAAGCGGTGAGACCTGCGTCATCCGTGTCCCCCAGGGCACGATCGTCAAGGACTACGATACGGGAAATGTGCTGGCGGACCTGACCGAAGAATTCCAGGAATACCTCGCCGCCAAGGGCGGCCGCGGCGGGTTCGGCAACGACCACTACAAATCCTCCACCAACCGCGCTCCACGCCGGGCCGATTCGGGAAAGCCGGGTGACTCGCGCGTCCTGCTGGTGGAACTGAAACTGCTTGCCGATGTCGGCATCATCGGGTTTCCCAATGCCGGCAAGTCCACGCTTATCTCCAAAATCTCCAACGCACGGCCAAAGGTTGCCGACTACCCCTTCACCACGCTCACACCCAACCTCGGACTGGTGCGTGTGGACGAATACCAGTCGTTTGTCGCTGCGGACATTCCCGGCCTCATCGAAGGCGCGCACGAGGGCAAGGGACTGGGCACCCGCTTTCTCAAACACACCGAACGCACCCGCGTTATCTTGCACATGCTGGACTTCTCCGCACTGTCTGATCGCGATCCAATCGAGGATTATGAAATCATTCAGAAAGAGTTGAAGGCGTTCAGCGAGGAGTTGTACGAAAAGCCGCAGATCCTGGTGGCGAGCAAGATCGACCACCCGGAAGCGGAGGATAAATTCGAACGTTACCGCGAGCGCCTGAAGGTCATCAATCCCAGGCTGTTGGCGGTGTCCTCAGTGACAGGGAAAGGCATCAGCGATCTGATCCACCAGACCTATCAACTATTGCAGGAGCACGTGCCGCCTCCGGACATTGCCCCCCGGAGGGCCAGGTAA
- the rpmA gene encoding 50S ribosomal protein L27 — MAHKKGQGSTSNGRDSIGKRLGVKRFAGQTVKAGEIIVRQRGTTIHAGTNVGVGNDYTLFAKEPGVVKFEWLSRTKKKVSIYPAN, encoded by the coding sequence ATGGCACACAAAAAAGGACAGGGCAGTACTTCGAACGGCCGAGACAGCATTGGCAAGCGGCTGGGTGTGAAGCGGTTCGCCGGGCAAACCGTTAAAGCGGGCGAGATCATCGTGCGCCAGCGCGGCACGACCATCCATGCCGGTACCAACGTCGGTGTGGGCAACGACTACACGCTGTTCGCCAAAGAGCCGGGCGTCGTGAAGTTCGAGTGGCTGAGCCGCACCAAGAAAAAAGTCAGCATTTATCCCGCCAACTGA
- the rplU gene encoding 50S ribosomal protein L21 — MYAVLKTGGKQYKVAEGDVIQVEKVEGNVGDTVTLDQVLLVGADEDIQVGSPLVSGSAVTAEIVEQFKDKKILVFKKRRRKNYRRKNGHRQMVTRLKITGISK; from the coding sequence ATGTACGCGGTACTCAAAACAGGCGGAAAGCAGTACAAGGTTGCCGAAGGCGACGTCATCCAGGTGGAAAAAGTGGAAGGCAACGTCGGCGATACAGTCACTCTGGACCAGGTTCTTCTGGTCGGTGCGGATGAGGACATCCAGGTAGGCAGTCCTCTTGTCTCCGGCAGTGCGGTGACAGCCGAGATCGTGGAGCAGTTCAAGGACAAAAAGATTCTGGTATTCAAGAAGCGACGCCGCAAGAACTACCGCCGGAAAAACGGACACCGCCAGATGGTGACCCGCCTCAAGATCACCGGCATTTCCAAGTAA
- a CDS encoding class I SAM-dependent methyltransferase → GNPILHNMSAKDKEKWNAKYEATDCLAGREPCQWLVDHAPLLPSGGRALDLAMGEGRNALYLAERGCRVTGVDISEVAIDRVRRLAREKSLRIEGIAADLDTYPIEKNAYDAILCFYFLDRRLFPAIREGLKPGGLLIYETFNQDYLKYSRFRPEWVLAPNELLKMFGDWLVLHYREVDDPKEEKAFASIVARKPLQE, encoded by the coding sequence CAGGAAACCCGATTCTGCATAATATGTCGGCAAAAGACAAGGAAAAATGGAACGCCAAGTACGAGGCCACCGACTGCCTGGCCGGTCGCGAGCCCTGCCAATGGCTGGTGGACCACGCCCCGCTGCTGCCCTCCGGTGGACGGGCGCTGGACCTCGCCATGGGCGAGGGCCGGAACGCCCTCTACCTGGCGGAACGGGGGTGCCGGGTGACGGGGGTGGACATCTCCGAGGTCGCCATTGACCGGGTTCGCCGCCTTGCCCGGGAAAAAAGTTTAAGGATTGAGGGTATTGCCGCCGATCTGGATACATACCCGATCGAAAAAAACGCCTACGATGCGATCCTCTGTTTCTACTTTCTGGACCGGCGGCTGTTCCCGGCCATCCGCGAGGGCCTGAAACCGGGCGGACTTTTGATCTACGAAACCTTCAACCAGGACTATCTGAAATACAGCCGGTTCAGGCCCGAATGGGTGCTGGCACCGAATGAGTTGCTGAAAATGTTCGGCGACTGGCTTGTATTACATTACCGGGAAGTGGACGACCCGAAAGAGGAAAAAGCCTTCGCCTCGATCGTGGCCCGCAAACCCCTACAGGAGTGA
- a CDS encoding SHOCT domain-containing protein, which yields MSPSKHTQLNPNRFCRWTALFLLVCLIAMLAGCKIKHEPESSGRVLEVDDLTLRYISKFQLGDAVAQLQLQHPLEISEEALVQQMWSLKYKPNSLLGEEGRVFTKEDVMNSKRLLTKALNRARSGNAVGFTIESEDGDTEGAVFASDNRLYWKFDKIQGVAHNLTRNFNARYGSSWHMLPQEGQKYFVTGKLFGNKTWENWIVADLDYKGPVKIRRLKRKTGTTVPEKQNPKQMAPENTQPQATGNEPPLNPELVKKLEFLKSLHDRKLIGEEEYLEKRKELLDSLF from the coding sequence ATGTCCCCATCCAAGCACACGCAACTGAACCCGAACCGGTTTTGCCGCTGGACCGCCCTTTTCCTGCTCGTCTGCCTGATCGCAATGCTGGCAGGATGCAAGATCAAACACGAACCGGAAAGTTCCGGCCGGGTTTTGGAAGTGGACGACCTCACCCTCCGCTACATCAGCAAATTCCAGCTGGGGGATGCTGTGGCCCAGCTGCAACTGCAACACCCGCTCGAAATCAGCGAGGAGGCGCTGGTCCAGCAGATGTGGTCACTCAAATACAAACCCAACTCCCTTCTGGGCGAGGAGGGGCGCGTGTTTACCAAAGAAGACGTCATGAACTCCAAACGCCTGCTGACCAAGGCGCTCAACCGGGCCCGGTCGGGGAATGCCGTCGGCTTCACCATCGAATCGGAAGATGGAGACACGGAGGGAGCGGTTTTCGCCAGCGACAACCGCCTGTACTGGAAGTTCGACAAAATTCAGGGCGTGGCGCACAACCTGACCCGCAACTTCAACGCGCGTTACGGCTCCTCGTGGCACATGTTGCCCCAGGAAGGACAAAAATACTTCGTCACCGGCAAACTGTTCGGCAATAAAACATGGGAAAACTGGATCGTGGCGGATCTCGATTACAAGGGGCCGGTGAAAATCCGTCGGCTGAAACGCAAAACCGGCACGACGGTTCCGGAAAAACAGAACCCGAAGCAAATGGCCCCGGAAAACACCCAGCCGCAGGCCACCGGCAACGAACCGCCCCTGAACCCGGAGCTGGTGAAGAAACTGGAATTCCTGAAAAGCCTGCATGACCGCAAATTGATCGGTGAAGAGGAATACCTGGAAAAGCGGAAAGAACTGCTGGACAGTTTGTTTTGA
- a CDS encoding O-methyltransferase has protein sequence MDFIDDRIERYAFNHTQDEGPLLTQLKQETHEKLELPQMLTGRLEGRFLKLLVQLLGAKRVLEIGTFSGYSALSMAEGLPEDGRLFTCDVDPAAIEMSKKYFHRSEHGSKITLLEGDAMKSVEKVDGPLDMVFIDADKVNYLNYYEAVLPKVRSGGLIVVDNVLWSGRVLNPKDESDHAIDDFNRSVHADDRVEGVLLTVRDGVYCLRKK, from the coding sequence ATGGATTTTATCGACGACAGGATCGAACGTTATGCGTTCAACCACACGCAGGATGAGGGACCCTTGTTGACCCAGCTCAAGCAGGAAACCCATGAGAAGCTGGAACTGCCGCAGATGCTGACAGGTCGGCTGGAAGGGCGGTTTCTGAAACTGCTGGTGCAGCTTTTGGGCGCGAAACGTGTGCTGGAAATCGGCACCTTCAGCGGTTACAGCGCGCTGTCCATGGCCGAGGGCCTGCCGGAAGACGGACGCCTGTTCACCTGCGATGTCGATCCCGCGGCGATTGAAATGTCTAAAAAATACTTTCACCGTAGTGAGCACGGAAGCAAGATCACCCTTCTTGAAGGCGACGCTATGAAGTCGGTTGAGAAGGTGGACGGGCCGCTCGACATGGTGTTCATTGACGCGGACAAAGTCAATTACCTGAATTATTACGAAGCGGTTCTTCCGAAAGTGCGGAGTGGGGGATTGATTGTTGTGGACAATGTGCTGTGGAGCGGCCGGGTGCTGAATCCGAAGGACGAGTCAGACCATGCCATAGATGACTTCAACCGTTCCGTGCATGCCGACGACCGCGTGGAGGGAGTCCTGCTCACGGTGCGTGACGGGGTGTATTGCCTGCGTAAGAAATGA
- a CDS encoding DNA-3-methyladenine glycosylase family protein → MPPRTKSTRSRNHVIPASRAILRHFDRQDPVMAAVIRQIGPMRLRRNRNYFQVLCKAIVGQQISTRVADVIYARFQALFDGKQPTPDRVAAVPADRLRTVGLSRQKAAYLHDLSARFIDKTIRPHQLNYLENEAIIERLTAVHGIGRWTAEMFLIFSLNRMDVLPVDDLGLRAAVKTIYGLPEMPKAKQLRSLAEPWHPLETVATWYAWRTLDGTIINY, encoded by the coding sequence ATGCCCCCGCGCACGAAGTCCACCCGCTCGCGCAACCACGTCATCCCCGCTTCGCGTGCCATCCTCCGCCATTTTGACCGACAGGACCCCGTGATGGCGGCCGTCATCCGCCAAATCGGACCCATGCGTCTCCGGCGCAACCGCAATTATTTCCAAGTACTGTGCAAGGCGATCGTCGGCCAGCAGATTTCCACGCGCGTGGCGGACGTCATCTATGCCCGCTTTCAGGCGTTGTTCGACGGCAAACAGCCGACACCGGACCGGGTGGCGGCGGTGCCTGCCGACCGACTGCGCACCGTTGGCCTGTCCCGGCAAAAAGCGGCGTACCTGCACGACCTGAGCGCGCGCTTCATCGACAAGACCATCCGCCCGCACCAGTTGAATTACCTGGAAAACGAAGCCATCATTGAGCGCCTGACTGCGGTCCACGGCATTGGACGCTGGACGGCGGAAATGTTCCTCATCTTTTCCCTGAACCGCATGGATGTCCTGCCGGTGGACGACCTGGGACTGCGCGCCGCGGTGAAGACGATTTATGGTTTGCCCGAAATGCCAAAGGCAAAACAGTTGCGGTCGCTGGCGGAGCCGTGGCATCCTTTGGAAACCGTCGCCACCTGGTATGCGTGGCGTACGCTGGATGGCACCATCATCAATTACTGA
- a CDS encoding shikimate kinase → MNIVLMGYRGTGKSVVGKILSKQLKRPLFSIDRMIMEDAGCDISDIVEQCGWPRFREMEADVVSRVAVRDGCIIDCGGGVVLNPDNVELLKRNGKVVLLDASLEVILERLQRGRDRPPLTEGLSFEEEQKKVYEERAPLYSAVADMVCDTSRARPGQTVQQIIERMHNYGWI, encoded by the coding sequence ATGAATATTGTGTTGATGGGCTACCGCGGAACCGGCAAGTCCGTCGTCGGCAAAATTCTGTCCAAGCAACTCAAACGGCCGCTGTTCAGCATCGACCGCATGATCATGGAGGACGCGGGCTGCGACATCTCCGACATCGTGGAGCAATGCGGCTGGCCGCGCTTCCGCGAGATGGAGGCGGACGTGGTGTCCCGGGTGGCGGTTCGCGACGGCTGCATCATCGACTGCGGCGGCGGCGTGGTGCTGAACCCGGACAACGTTGAGCTTCTCAAGCGCAACGGTAAGGTGGTGTTGCTGGACGCCAGCCTGGAGGTGATACTGGAACGGCTTCAGCGTGGCCGGGATCGTCCGCCTCTTACCGAAGGCCTGTCTTTCGAGGAGGAGCAGAAAAAGGTGTACGAAGAGCGTGCACCGTTGTACTCCGCTGTGGCGGACATGGTGTGCGACACCAGCCGCGCTCGTCCCGGACAGACGGTCCAGCAAATCATCGAACGCATGCACAACTACGGGTGGATTTGA
- a CDS encoding tetratricopeptide repeat protein encodes MNAFKIVKTVVLAGILVALGVSDSWAEEDKLLKLCEEGNSAACFERGKKYITLDNDIKKAIPLFRKSCEQDYMTACIWGGIYIQNRGQQYSPEWKEAAKMFEKACEAKEDAACFNLGALKYREGRQSAALKWFRIACDMGNQPACGNIVKIEK; translated from the coding sequence GTGAACGCTTTCAAAATTGTGAAGACTGTGGTGTTGGCCGGGATACTGGTTGCCTTGGGGGTCTCCGACTCTTGGGCGGAAGAGGACAAACTCCTCAAATTGTGTGAAGAAGGAAACTCTGCTGCATGTTTCGAACGGGGTAAAAAATACATCACCCTGGACAACGATATTAAAAAAGCGATTCCCCTGTTCCGTAAATCCTGTGAACAGGATTACATGACGGCATGTATCTGGGGCGGTATCTACATCCAGAACCGGGGCCAACAGTACAGCCCGGAATGGAAAGAAGCAGCCAAAATGTTCGAGAAGGCCTGCGAAGCGAAAGAGGACGCCGCATGCTTCAACCTGGGGGCCTTGAAATACCGGGAAGGCCGGCAGAGCGCGGCTCTGAAATGGTTTCGAATTGCATGCGACATGGGCAATCAACCCGCATGCGGGAACATCGTTAAAATAGAAAAATGA
- a CDS encoding sulfurtransferase TusA family protein encodes MTVFKTLDTRGLSFFSATDQLNQAFKDVKMNGILEIILDKKKNFSEAFSRWVESKGYKVSNRDEDARLVRLFISKSKR; translated from the coding sequence ATGACCGTGTTCAAAACGCTCGATACCCGTGGATTGTCATTCTTCAGCGCGACCGATCAGTTAAATCAGGCTTTCAAGGATGTCAAAATGAACGGCATCCTGGAAATCATTCTGGACAAAAAGAAAAATTTTTCCGAAGCCTTTAGCCGCTGGGTGGAATCTAAAGGATATAAGGTATCCAATCGCGACGAGGATGCCCGGCTGGTTCGCTTGTTTATCAGTAAATCAAAACGGTAG